The following are from one region of the Penaeus chinensis breed Huanghai No. 1 chromosome 5, ASM1920278v2, whole genome shotgun sequence genome:
- the LOC125025956 gene encoding uncharacterized protein LOC125025956 has translation MATAASNAMYTQVFKKKLADVFRVGAGGGLCFCGINMYFKNDKFYDDWVMPLFSRMEPETAYAVAQQAAKYNLVSKSKLQESRLLVSKQPSASSKVDFEDPLHEEDEASKDLEPLGDFRGSREDLIHREYRLSEDLAPGCDSGCHSRSCDSDFEPDDSCPGLYLDDPSGLTHELLSEDLDSYCPTSKPPCVDCGSYHADFKCGEGKSFVSTRKAYLSELSHYKNDLRACESPKSERSCVTPDSPSLSMRVNIASPLRSSKMSLATVVDGSNPAYDRDHVEEMVDGVDRMELECTCQVEECIVSCKHDDGSRTDIVHITESVEGGCRCEGHLAAVGEPDDEGTSAAV, from the coding sequence AAAAAGTTGGCGGACGTGTTCCGCGTGGGGGCGGGAGGCGGCCTCTGTTTCTGTGGCATCAACATGTACTTCAAGAACGACAAGTTCTACGACGACTGGGTCATGCCGCTCTTCAGCCGCATGGAGCCCGAGACGGCCTACGCGGTGGCGCAGCAGGCGGCCAAGTACAACCTCGTGTCCAAGTCCAAGCTGCAGGAGTCGAGGCTACTGGTGAGTAAACAACCCTCCGCCTCCAGTAAGGTAGACTTCGAAGACCCCCTCCACGAGGAGGACGAGGCCAGCAAAGACTTGGAACCCCTTGGAGACTTCCGGGGCTCGAGGGAGGACCTCATACATCGGGAATACAGGCTCTCGGAGGACTTGGCGCCAGGCTGTGACTCGGGGTGCCACTCCAGGTCGTGTGACTCGGACTTCGAGCCCGACGACTCGTGTCCCGGACTCTACCTGGATGACCCAAGCGGACTGACCCACGAGCTGCTTTCGGAGGACCTGGACTCGTACTGCCCCACCTCCAAACCTCCGTGCGTGGACTGCGGCTCCTACCACGCGGACTTCAAGTGTGGAGAGGGCAAGTCCTTCGTCAGCACGAGAAAGGCCTACCTGAGCGAACTTAGCCACTACAAGAACGACCTGCGGGCCTGCGAGTCTCCGAAGAGCGAGCGCAGCTGCGTGACGCCCGACTCGCCCTCGCTGAGCATGCGCGTCAATATCGCGTCGCCGCTGAGGAGCAGCAAGATGTCGCTGGCCACGGTGGTGGACGGCAGCAACCCCGCCTACGACCGCGACCacgtggaggagatggtggatgGCGTGGACCGGATGGAGCTGGAGTGCACGTGTCAGGTCGAGGAATGCATAGTGAGCTGTAAGCATGACGACGGAAGCAGGACGGACATCGTGCACATCACGGAGAGCGTGGAAGGCGGGTGCCGGTGCGAGGGCCACctggcggccgtcggggagccgGACGACGAAGGCACATCGGCCGCGGTCTAG